From the genome of Scytonema hofmannii PCC 7110, one region includes:
- a CDS encoding S-layer family protein → MQVSAKTFKATDSVELNNSSKLSIDTIENGNAGSLAIETKKLTIRNGSKVSSSTLGGSGTGGNLEINAFDLVEITGTTLDGLTSSGIEANTLGSGTAGNIKINTSRLIVRDGSKVSSFTVLGSTGSGGTVEVNASESVEVSGIRPNLLASSSLDTSSDGTGNAGNVKIFTSKLMIRDGGQVTVSTSGVGLGGNLQVTATDSIEISGQLFNGFYRSGILAQSRPIFTEVAGKGGDIEVMTPSLNISDGGQISATALGNGDAGNITINVDNLLNMKTGDISTASTQSSGGNIQIKAGNIRLFGDSDIRTNVSSGEGGGGNITLTANSIIAFDDSDILSFARDGKGGDITFNTAGFFSTPLYRPTPPTTDANALAALDRNNRVDVNASGAVSGAITGVPDITFIEESLTDRSLPTANSHPRWKIGDPVVEPTGVYKLPNGKFILSRKCS, encoded by the coding sequence ATGCAGGTTTCTGCCAAGACTTTCAAAGCTACTGATTCCGTGGAATTAAATAATTCTAGTAAGTTATCTATAGATACAATCGAAAATGGTAATGCGGGAAGTTTGGCAATCGAAACCAAAAAGTTAACTATTAGAAATGGCTCCAAGGTATCATCTTCTACCCTTGGTGGTAGCGGAACAGGCGGAAATTTGGAGATTAACGCCTTCGATCTAGTTGAAATAACTGGAACAACACTAGATGGTTTAACGAGTAGTGGTATTGAGGCAAATACTCTAGGTTCTGGTACAGCAGGTAATATTAAAATTAATACTAGTAGGTTAATTGTCCGCGATGGTTCTAAGGTTTCATCTTTTACCGTACTTGGAAGTACAGGGAGCGGTGGAACTGTAGAAGTAAATGCCTCTGAATCTGTGGAAGTTAGTGGTATTCGCCCTAATTTATTAGCTTCCAGTAGTTTAGATACCAGTAGTGATGGGACAGGAAACGCTGGCAATGTAAAAATTTTTACATCTAAATTAATGATTCGCGATGGTGGACAAGTCACAGTTTCGACATCAGGGGTAGGTTTGGGTGGAAATTTGCAGGTAACTGCAACTGACTCTATTGAAATTAGCGGACAACTTTTCAATGGATTTTATCGAAGTGGAATTTTGGCTCAGAGTAGACCCATTTTTACCGAAGTCGCAGGAAAAGGGGGAGATATCGAAGTTATGACTCCTTCTCTAAACATCAGTGATGGAGGTCAAATCAGTGCTACAGCTTTAGGAAATGGCGATGCAGGGAATATCACCATCAACGTTGATAATCTCTTAAATATGAAAACAGGCGATATTTCTACTGCTTCTACCCAATCTTCTGGAGGTAATATTCAAATTAAAGCGGGAAACATTCGTTTGTTCGGAGACAGTGATATCCGCACCAACGTCTCCAGTGGTGAAGGTGGAGGTGGAAATATCACCCTCACAGCTAACTCTATTATCGCCTTTGATGACAGTGATATCCTCTCCTTCGCTCGCGACGGCAAAGGTGGCGATATTACCTTTAACACCGCAGGCTTTTTCAGTACACCCCTCTACCGTCCCACCCCTCCAACTACAGATGCAAATGCTCTGGCTGCGCTTGATCGTAACAATCGCGTTGATGTCAACGCTTCTGGTGCAGTTAGTGGAGCCATAACAGGAGTTCCAGATATTACATTTATTGAAGAAAGCTTGACAGATCGCTCTTTGCCTACTGCAAACAGCCATCCAAGGTGGAAAATTGGCGATCCGGTTGTGGAACCGACGGGGGTATATAAATTACCGAATGGGAAGTTTATACTGAGTCGGAAGTGTAGTTAA
- a CDS encoding peptidase domain-containing ABC transporter: MKYASVLQHSEEDCGAACLASIAKYYGRNFTINRIRELIGTGQTGTTLLGLKQGAENLGFNARTAKASPEIINCIHEAPLPAIIHWKGHHWVVLYGKKGNKCVVADPGVGIRYLSMRDLAEAWSDWVTLLLEPDPVRFFEQSDDKVGGFGKFLKRTWNYRNVLSQALILNSVLGLLSLASPFLMQILTDDVLVRGDTKLLTTVAMGVAVMTLVGSVLGLVQSNLIANFAQRLELGLVLEFGRQILRLPLSYYEARRSGEITSRLQDVQEINQLVSQVVISLPSQFFIAVISLAFMTFYSWKLTTAAMFCAVIMTLSTVVFLPSLQQKTRNVLVTEAENQGVLVETFKGAITLKTTTAAPQFWEEFQGRFSRLAKLTLSTIQIGIINNSFSSCVSSLGGIALLWFGGMLVTNPAENLSIGQLLAFKAMNDNFLGLISTVVKFVDEFTRVKTATQRLTEVIDATPENYGDRNKAYVNISDNAEIECSHVNFHYPGRMELLENFSVTIPGGEVIALIGKSGCGKSTLVKLLSGLYNSKSGNISLGLYNLQDLSLDCLRQQVVLVPQEAHFWSRSIVENFRLGNSQLSFEQIVKACKIAEADEFIRKLPDKYQTVLGEFGANISGGQRQRLAIARGIVNDPPILILDESTAGLDPVSEAQVLDKLLAYRRGKTTILISHRPRIINRADWIVYLEDGAVKLQGSHADLRNIEGQHLDFLIH; encoded by the coding sequence ATGAAATACGCTAGCGTTTTACAACATAGTGAAGAAGATTGTGGTGCAGCTTGTCTGGCTTCTATTGCTAAATATTATGGACGTAATTTCACTATCAACCGCATCCGCGAACTGATTGGAACTGGACAAACTGGAACTACTTTACTAGGTTTAAAGCAGGGTGCGGAAAATCTTGGTTTTAATGCACGTACTGCAAAAGCGTCTCCAGAAATTATCAATTGCATCCACGAAGCACCTTTACCTGCAATTATCCACTGGAAGGGTCATCACTGGGTTGTTTTGTATGGAAAAAAAGGTAATAAATGTGTTGTAGCCGATCCTGGTGTGGGTATTCGCTATCTTTCTATGCGGGATTTAGCGGAAGCTTGGTCGGATTGGGTGACTTTACTGTTAGAACCAGACCCCGTGCGATTTTTTGAACAATCTGATGATAAGGTGGGGGGATTTGGTAAGTTTTTAAAGCGCACTTGGAATTACCGCAATGTCCTATCTCAAGCATTAATTTTAAATAGTGTTTTGGGTTTGCTTTCCCTTGCTTCTCCGTTTTTGATGCAGATTCTTACAGATGATGTATTGGTGCGGGGTGATACTAAGTTACTAACTACGGTTGCAATGGGAGTTGCGGTAATGACCTTGGTTGGTAGTGTATTGGGGTTAGTACAATCGAATTTAATTGCCAATTTTGCCCAGCGTTTGGAGTTGGGGTTAGTATTAGAATTTGGACGGCAGATTTTACGTTTGCCTTTATCTTATTATGAAGCGCGGCGCAGTGGGGAAATTACCAGTCGTCTCCAAGATGTCCAAGAGATTAATCAGTTGGTTTCCCAGGTTGTAATTAGTTTACCCAGTCAGTTTTTTATTGCTGTTATTTCTCTGGCTTTTATGACCTTTTATAGTTGGAAATTGACAACAGCAGCGATGTTTTGTGCTGTGATTATGACCCTTTCTACGGTTGTCTTTTTACCTTCTCTACAGCAAAAGACACGTAATGTTTTAGTTACAGAAGCTGAAAACCAAGGTGTATTAGTAGAAACCTTTAAGGGGGCAATTACTCTCAAAACTACTACAGCAGCACCGCAGTTTTGGGAGGAATTTCAAGGTCGATTTAGTCGTTTGGCGAAGTTGACCTTAAGTACGATTCAAATTGGCATTATCAATAATAGTTTTTCCAGTTGCGTTTCTAGTTTGGGTGGAATTGCATTGCTGTGGTTTGGGGGAATGTTAGTTACCAATCCAGCCGAAAATTTAAGTATTGGTCAACTGTTAGCTTTTAAAGCAATGAATGATAATTTTCTCGGTTTAATTAGCACGGTTGTCAAGTTTGTGGATGAATTTACCCGCGTGAAAACAGCGACTCAAAGGTTAACGGAGGTAATTGACGCAACTCCAGAAAATTATGGCGATCGCAACAAAGCTTATGTAAATATTTCCGATAATGCGGAAATTGAATGCAGTCATGTGAACTTCCATTATCCGGGACGAATGGAGTTATTAGAAAATTTTTCTGTCACTATTCCTGGGGGAGAAGTAATTGCTTTAATTGGTAAATCTGGTTGTGGAAAAAGCACTTTAGTGAAGTTACTTTCGGGATTGTATAATTCTAAATCGGGTAATATTAGTCTGGGCTTATATAACTTACAGGATTTATCTTTAGATTGCTTGCGTCAACAGGTAGTATTAGTTCCTCAAGAAGCACATTTTTGGAGTCGTTCAATTGTAGAAAATTTTCGCTTAGGGAATTCACAATTATCTTTTGAGCAGATAGTTAAAGCTTGTAAAATTGCTGAAGCTGATGAATTTATTCGCAAACTTCCCGATAAATACCAAACTGTATTAGGAGAATTTGGTGCTAATATCTCTGGTGGACAGCGACAAAGATTAGCAATCGCTAGAGGTATTGTCAATGACCCACCAATTTTGATTTTAGATGAGTCAACTGCAGGACTCGATCCAGTAAGTGAAGCCCAAGTCTTAGATAAATTATTAGCATATCGTCGCGGCAAAACGACAATTTTAATTAGCCATCGTCCGCGCATTATTAACAGGGCTGATTGGATTGTTTATTTGGAAGATGGTGCTGTAAAGTTACAAGGTTCTCATGCTGATTTACGTAATATTGAAGGACAACATTTAGATTTTTTAATACATTGA
- a CDS encoding HlyD family secretion protein, with amino-acid sequence MVTFPPIKRLNTDIDRKSNYPQPEEIPFLRPVTSEEFIPPTSRWISITGFVLTGTIAIAVLMAWTIKYNVTVKAAATVRPAGELRVVQPEIEGAIKTILVKENQSVIKGQIIAQLDNSQQEIKKSQLQGNIQQLNLQIVQINAQIQSLNTQILAEEQSINRAIVAAEAELARNQREHEDRKITTQTELLAAEAQLQKEKADLQKAQADLGFAQLEANRYQILLKSSAISANEFDKKLLAVKQAKSALASMQKTVDIALARRKSSQTALNPSNATVAIAHHSTVYQQWLRNLWCFCTQ; translated from the coding sequence ATGGTTACTTTCCCTCCCATCAAAAGATTGAATACAGACATCGATCGTAAGTCAAATTATCCCCAACCAGAGGAAATCCCATTTTTGCGTCCCGTTACTAGCGAAGAATTTATTCCACCTACAAGTCGCTGGATATCAATCACTGGATTTGTCCTCACAGGAACTATTGCGATCGCAGTCTTAATGGCTTGGACAATTAAGTACAATGTGACGGTAAAAGCCGCAGCTACAGTCCGTCCTGCTGGAGAATTACGTGTAGTCCAACCAGAGATTGAAGGCGCAATTAAAACGATTTTAGTTAAGGAAAATCAAAGTGTTATCAAAGGACAAATTATTGCTCAATTAGATAACAGCCAGCAAGAAATTAAAAAAAGTCAATTACAAGGTAATATTCAACAACTCAATTTGCAAATTGTCCAAATCAACGCACAAATTCAATCTTTAAATACCCAAATATTAGCTGAGGAGCAATCCATTAATCGAGCGATTGTAGCAGCAGAAGCTGAGTTAGCACGCAATCAACGGGAACATGAAGATAGGAAAATTACTACCCAAACTGAATTATTAGCAGCAGAAGCACAACTGCAAAAAGAAAAAGCTGATTTACAAAAAGCTCAAGCTGATTTAGGATTTGCTCAATTGGAAGCAAACAGATATCAAATATTGCTCAAATCTAGTGCAATTTCTGCTAACGAATTTGACAAAAAACTACTAGCTGTTAAACAAGCTAAATCTGCACTTGCATCAATGCAAAAAACAGTAGATATCGCTCTAGCTAGACGCAAATCCTCTCAAACTGCTCTCAATCCCAGCAACGCAACAGTTGCGATCGCGCATCACTCAACTGTATATCAACAATGGTTACGAAACCTCTGGTGCTTTTGTACTCAATGA
- a CDS encoding ShlB/FhaC/HecB family hemolysin secretion/activation protein, whose amino-acid sequence MRSRITQLYINNGYETSGAFVLNDQPLETSVIHIQVVEGELEDIKIDGLNRLEPSYVRSRLRLATKRPLNRRRLEEALQLLQLDPLLQQVNAELTAGSAPGRNILQVQLKEAPAFHAGIAVNNNQSPSIGSVQGSVFLRHDNLTGFGDSFSAEYGLTDGLDIYSFAYSLPINARNGTLNVRYSNNNSQIIEDTFDELGIRSDSETLSFSFRQPLVRKPTTEFALGLGLDVRRSQTFILDDIPFSFSEGPEDGKSRVSVIRFSQDWVKRDAKKVLAARSQFSFGIDAFNATVNDSGTDGLFFAWLGQFQWVQQITPRTIVLTSLNAQLTPDSLLSLERFNLGGADTVRGYRQNQIVSDNGVLATAELRIPLTKNPRQLQLNPFIEMGAGWNNRGDNPDPGFIIGTGLGVQWRPIRGLDVRVDYGIPLIAANDEGNSLQEKGLYFSVRYQPF is encoded by the coding sequence TTGCGATCGCGCATCACTCAACTGTATATCAACAATGGTTACGAAACCTCTGGTGCTTTTGTACTCAATGACCAACCCCTAGAAACCAGTGTTATCCACATTCAAGTTGTGGAGGGGGAATTAGAAGATATAAAAATCGACGGTTTAAATCGGTTGGAACCCAGTTATGTCCGCAGTCGGTTGCGATTGGCTACCAAACGACCCTTAAACCGCAGACGTTTGGAAGAAGCATTGCAACTATTACAATTAGACCCGTTATTGCAACAGGTGAATGCAGAGTTAACCGCAGGTAGCGCTCCCGGTCGGAATATTTTACAGGTACAGTTAAAGGAAGCACCTGCTTTTCATGCTGGGATTGCGGTGAATAATAACCAATCTCCCAGTATTGGGTCGGTGCAGGGTAGCGTGTTTTTGCGTCATGATAATTTAACTGGATTTGGGGATAGTTTCTCGGCGGAATACGGACTCACTGATGGATTGGATATATACAGCTTTGCCTACAGTTTACCCATAAATGCCCGGAATGGTACTTTGAATGTGCGCTATAGCAATAATAACAGCCAAATTATTGAAGATACCTTTGATGAGTTGGGTATCCGTAGCGACTCAGAGACGCTTTCGTTTAGTTTTCGTCAACCTTTAGTAAGGAAACCGACGACGGAATTTGCTCTTGGTTTAGGTTTGGATGTGCGTCGCAGTCAAACATTTATCCTAGATGATATTCCCTTTTCCTTTTCCGAGGGACCAGAAGATGGTAAATCTAGAGTTAGCGTGATTCGTTTTTCCCAAGATTGGGTAAAGCGGGATGCGAAAAAAGTTTTAGCTGCGCGATCGCAATTTAGTTTTGGCATTGATGCTTTTAATGCAACAGTAAATGATTCGGGAACCGATGGACTATTTTTTGCTTGGTTAGGACAGTTTCAATGGGTGCAACAAATTACACCCAGAACGATTGTTTTAACTAGTCTTAACGCGCAGTTAACCCCCGATTCTTTGCTCTCACTGGAACGGTTTAATTTGGGAGGTGCGGATACCGTTAGGGGTTATCGGCAGAACCAGATCGTATCAGATAACGGAGTTTTGGCGACAGCAGAATTACGAATTCCCCTCACCAAAAATCCCCGACAATTGCAGTTAAACCCGTTTATTGAAATGGGTGCGGGTTGGAACAATCGCGGAGATAATCCCGACCCCGGTTTTATTATTGGCACTGGTTTAGGGGTACAATGGCGACCAATTCGCGGTTTAGATGTACGGGTTGATTATGGTATTCCTTTAATTGCAGCTAACGATGAGGGAAATTCGTTGCAGGAAAAAGGTTTGTATTTCTCTGTGCGATATCAACCGTTTTGA
- a CDS encoding type II toxin-antitoxin system PrlF family antitoxin codes for MSLWLTSLLRILLTLSNIQQLTENVNAVTEIICVESSLTNRYQTTVPDAVRKILGLSKRDKICYTIQSDGEVVISRAEQTQSDPVLGQFLNFLARDIVGLS; via the coding sequence ATAAGTCTTTGGCTGACATCTCTCCTCAGAATACTTTTAACTTTATCTAACATCCAGCAACTGACTGAGAACGTCAACGCTGTAACAGAAATTATATGTGTAGAATCTAGCCTTACCAATCGCTATCAGACTACAGTCCCCGATGCCGTTCGCAAAATTCTTGGCTTAAGTAAGCGCGATAAAATTTGCTACACCATTCAATCCGATGGTGAAGTAGTAATTTCTCGCGCCGAGCAGACCCAGAGCGATCCTGTTCTTGGGCAGTTTCTGAATTTTCTTGCACGAGATATAGTAGGATTATCATAA
- a CDS encoding XisH family protein, with protein sequence MSAKDLFHDAVKRALVKEEWIITADSLIIKIEGVKFEIDLAAEKILGAEKAGRKIAVEVKSFLSTSAITDFHVALGQFLNYRLALQMKEPDRTLYLAVPFDTFNTFFQELFVREAVKFYQLKLVVYDPIKEEVIEWRE encoded by the coding sequence ATGTCAGCCAAAGACTTATTTCATGATGCTGTCAAACGAGCACTAGTAAAGGAAGAGTGGATAATTACAGCCGATTCGCTCATAATCAAGATTGAAGGTGTGAAGTTTGAGATTGACTTAGCAGCAGAAAAGATATTAGGAGCTGAGAAAGCAGGGCGAAAAATCGCAGTTGAAGTCAAAAGTTTTCTAAGTACTTCGGCAATTACTGACTTTCACGTAGCTTTGGGACAATTTCTCAACTATCGGCTTGCCTTGCAAATGAAAGAACCAGACAGGACGCTTTATCTAGCAGTACCTTTTGATACTTTTAATACGTTCTTTCAAGAACTGTTTGTTCGAGAAGCGGTCAAGTTTTACCAACTAAAGCTCGTTGTCTACGATCCAATTAAAGAGGAGGTCATTGAATGGAGAGAATAG
- a CDS encoding XisI protein yields MERIEYYRQCIRNLLSEQASMENSNPDVECQLMFDKEHDHYQLLDIGWEGLKRVYNCFIHVDIKDSKIWIQRNTTEVDIAQALVKMGVSKEDIVLGLHPPYKRPYTGYGVA; encoded by the coding sequence ATGGAGAGAATAGAATACTACCGCCAATGCATCCGTAACTTGCTAAGCGAACAAGCATCTATGGAAAATAGTAACCCAGATGTTGAGTGTCAGTTAATGTTTGATAAAGAACATGACCATTATCAATTACTAGATATTGGTTGGGAAGGACTGAAGCGAGTGTATAACTGTTTTATCCATGTGGATATTAAAGATAGCAAGATTTGGATTCAGCGCAATACGACTGAGGTAGATATTGCCCAAGCATTAGTAAAGATGGGAGTATCAAAGGAAGATATTGTCTTGGGATTGCATCCGCCCTACAAACGTCCGTATACAGGGTATGGTGTGGCGTAG
- a CDS encoding IS630 family transposase (programmed frameshift), giving the protein MAELQEFIDKRPDAREVRKALAVKLVYQGYKYEEIQTILDVSLGSITSWKQAYEEYGISGLGLNHKGRKSYLSAQQREEVLSWLQTKECWELGELEYKLAFEYDVTYESKRSYYDLFDAAGISWKKTTSLNPKESPRMLLRQKKEIETLLASHQEEIEAGKLRVLLLDECHLMWGDLSGYVWGKTDTEIAVRVVNVRDKQTYYGAVDYLQGNLLLKAYNAGNSENTIDYLRYLLDQSPNQRLLLFWDGASYHRSHLVQNFLGEINQGLSQDQWKIHCVRFAPNCPSQNPIEDIWLQAKTWVRRFCALIPSFSHLKWMFEWFMQHTTFDFTTLQMYGAFSEIKY; this is encoded by the exons ATCGCAGAACTACAAGAATTTATAGATAAACGCCCAGATGCCCGTGAAGTGAGAAAAGCTTTGGCGGTGAAATTGGTTTATCAAGGCTACAAGTATGAGGAAATTCAAACAATTTTAGATGTGTCACTTGGTTCGATAACAAGCTGGAAACAAGCCTACGAGGAATATGGAATTTCGGGACTGGGACTAAACCACAAGGGAAGAAAAAGCTACTTAAGTGCTCAACAACGAGAGGAAGTCTTAAGTTGGTTGCAGACAAAAGAATGTTGGGAGCTTGGGGAACTTGAATATAAATTGGCTTTTGAATACGATGTGACTTATGAGTCAAAACGGAGCTATTATGACTTATTTGATGCCGCAGGAATTAGTTGGAAAAAAACGACTTCTTTGAATCCAAAAGAGTCGC CGAGGATGCTGTTGCGGCAAAAAAAAGAGATTGAAACACTATTGGCAAGCCATCAGGAGGAAATCGAAGCAGGAAAGTTGAGAGTATTACTGCTCGATGAGTGTCATTTAATGTGGGGAGATTTAAGTGGATATGTCTGGGGAAAAACTGACACTGAAATAGCCGTGAGAGTTGTTAATGTCCGAGACAAACAGACATACTATGGGGCGGTTGACTATCTCCAAGGTAACTTACTACTCAAAGCATATAACGCAGGTAATTCAGAAAATACGATTGATTATCTACGTTATTTATTAGATCAGTCCCCCAACCAAAGATTACTTCTTTTTTGGGATGGTGCTTCTTACCATCGTTCACATCTAGTTCAAAACTTTTTAGGCGAGATAAACCAAGGTTTGTCTCAAGACCAGTGGAAAATTCACTGTGTGCGCTTCGCTCCTAATTGCCCATCGCAAAATCCAATTGAGGATATTTGGTTACAAGCCAAAACATGGGTACGGCGTTTCTGTGCTTTGATCCCTTCCTTCTCTCATCTAAAGTGGATGTTTGAGTGGTTTATGCAACACACTACCTTTGATTTTACCACTCTTCAAATGTACGGAGCTTTTTCAGAAATCAAATATTAG
- a CDS encoding Uma2 family endonuclease — translation MDTFLLDRTVEEKLVTLRDVTWEQFKGIEAQLIDNRSVRLSYLSGILEIMSPVGPLHEYVKRTLGLLLETYIGIIFDF, via the coding sequence ATGGATACTTTCCTTTTAGACCGTACTGTAGAAGAAAAATTGGTAACTCTAAGAGACGTAACTTGGGAGCAATTTAAAGGAATTGAGGCACAACTCATCGATAACCGCAGTGTCCGGCTATCTTATTTATCTGGAATTTTAGAAATTATGTCCCCAGTTGGTCCGTTGCATGAGTACGTGAAAAGAACTCTCGGCTTACTGCTAGAAACGTATATAGGAATCATATTTGATTTCTGA
- a CDS encoding plasmid partition protein ParG translates to MEKKVVAVKAFVSEEVRNLFKAACAKKGTTMSDALAAMIDDFIKQEEQSTPKQKDKGAA, encoded by the coding sequence ATGGAAAAAAAAGTAGTAGCAGTCAAAGCTTTTGTATCTGAGGAGGTGCGAAACCTGTTTAAGGCTGCTTGTGCAAAAAAAGGAACAACTATGAGTGATGCTCTCGCGGCAATGATAGACGACTTTATTAAGCAAGAGGAACAATCCACACCCAAGCAGAAAGACAAAGGAGCAGCATGA
- a CDS encoding pentapeptide repeat-containing protein produces the protein MSHYYACFYGAILKAADLRNVNFSKSTLYNANLTGTDLRDANLEGAELADAILVAANLSGANLRNARFDGTDAESTNFTGVNLEGATLYESNLEGALLVSASLRNYAK, from the coding sequence TTGAGTCATTATTACGCTTGCTTCTATGGTGCCATCCTCAAAGCAGCCGATCTCAGAAATGTCAATTTCAGTAAATCTACTTTGTATAATGCGAACTTGACTGGTACTGACCTCAGAGATGCTAACTTGGAAGGTGCTGAATTAGCCGATGCAATTTTGGTTGCTGCCAACCTCAGTGGTGCTAACTTGCGAAACGCCCGGTTTGACGGTACTGACGCTGAGTCCACCAACTTCACTGGTGTCAATCTTGAAGGTGCGACCCTGTACGAGTCCAATCTTGAAGGTGCCTTGTTGGTTAGTGCTAGCTTGAGGAATTATGCTAAATAA
- a CDS encoding AbrB/MazE/SpoVT family DNA-binding domain-containing protein has product MYTLKVRKIGNYLGTTLPKEILQKLRVKEGDSIFITETADGIYLTASNPDFEKAMEAYKKVSTKYRNALHELAQML; this is encoded by the coding sequence ATGTATACCTTAAAAGTACGTAAGATTGGAAATTATCTAGGTACAACTTTACCTAAAGAAATTTTGCAAAAGCTTAGAGTTAAAGAAGGAGACAGTATATTCATAACCGAAACTGCAGATGGAATCTATCTGACAGCTTCTAATCCTGATTTTGAAAAAGCTATGGAGGCATACAAAAAAGTAAGTACTAAGTATAGAAATGCGTTGCACGAGTTAGCACAGATGTTGTAA
- a CDS encoding Uma2 family endonuclease: protein MDTFLLDRTVEEKLVTLRDVTWEQFKGIEAQLIDNRSVRLSYLSGILEIMSPVGPRHERVKSTLGLLLEAYMKVLNIRFYRSGGFTIEKTGYASGTPDESYCIGTDKETPDIVIEVIITSGTIDRRQLYKPKQVPEVWFWKSDTIRIFHLNERGEYEEVERSSFFLDLDPNILLPYIAMPDQYDAVQEFEQFLREQLPN, encoded by the coding sequence ATGGATACTTTCCTTTTAGACCGTACTGTCGAAGAAAAATTGGTAACTCTCAGAGACGTGACTTGGGAGCAGTTTAAAGGAATTGAGGCACAACTCATAGATAATCGCAGTGTGCGCCTATCTTATTTATCTGGAATTTTAGAAATTATGTCCCCAGTTGGTCCCAGACATGAACGTGTAAAAAGCACTCTCGGTTTGCTGTTAGAAGCTTATATGAAAGTGTTAAATATCAGATTTTATAGAAGTGGCGGCTTTACCATAGAAAAAACTGGTTATGCTTCTGGAACACCTGACGAATCTTACTGCATCGGTACTGACAAAGAAACTCCTGATATCGTCATTGAGGTCATCATTACCAGTGGCACTATTGACAGAAGGCAATTATACAAACCCAAACAAGTTCCTGAAGTTTGGTTTTGGAAATCTGACACTATTAGAATATTCCATTTAAACGAACGAGGTGAATATGAGGAAGTCGAGCGTAGCAGTTTCTTCCTAGATTTAGACCCAAATATCTTGCTGCCATATATCGCTATGCCTGACCAATATGACGCTGTTCAAGAATTCGAGCAGTTTCTTAGGGAACAGCTTCCAAATTAA
- a CDS encoding ribbon-helix-helix domain-containing protein has translation MTTLYSATMPQGKRLNIYFTDDDDLKLYEEIEAIAKDEKRSMSQMVKLLVIRAIAERQGQVKEKNK, from the coding sequence ATGACAACACTGTATAGTGCTACCATGCCCCAGGGAAAACGTTTAAATATATATTTCACTGATGATGACGATTTAAAGCTTTATGAAGAAATTGAAGCGATCGCCAAGGATGAGAAACGCTCTATGAGCCAAATGGTTAAGTTACTGGTCATTCGTGCGATCGCAGAACGCCAAGGACAAGTCAAGGAGAAAAATAAATGA
- a CDS encoding XisI protein — protein MERIEYYRQCIRNLLSEQASMENSNPDVECQLVFDKEHDHYQLLDIGWEGLKRVYNCFIHVDIKDSKIWIQRNTTEPDIAQALVKMGVSKEDIVLGLHPPYKRPYTGYGVA, from the coding sequence ATGGAGAGAATAGAATACTACCGCCAATGCATCCGTAACTTACTAAGCGAACAAGCATCTATGGAAAATAGTAACCCAGATGTTGAGTGTCAGCTGGTGTTTGATAAAGAACATGACCATTATCAATTACTAGATATTGGTTGGGAAGGACTGAAGCGAGTCTATAACTGTTTTATCCATGTCGATATTAAAGATAGCAAGATTTGGATCCAGCGCAATACGACTGAGCCAGATATTGCCCAAGCATTAGTAAAGATGGGAGTATCAAAGGAAGATATTGTCTTGGGATTGCATCCACCCTACAAACGTCCATATACAGGGTATGGTGTGGCTTAG
- a CDS encoding pentapeptide repeat-containing protein — protein MIRTDMSCVNLSGANLSNANLEFAILDAANLTKGNLRDAVLDCTYLIGSNLTNANLNDAYLNSVTLDGANLTGANLTGAYLTASLKKTIFCNTIMPDGSIRNDHCC, from the coding sequence CTGATTAGAACCGATATGAGTTGTGTCAATCTGAGCGGTGCTAACCTGAGCAATGCCAATCTGGAGTTTGCTATCCTGGATGCTGCCAACCTTACTAAGGGTAATTTGAGGGATGCTGTTTTGGATTGCACCTATCTGATTGGTAGTAACTTGACTAATGCTAACTTGAACGATGCCTATTTGAATTCTGTTACTCTCGATGGTGCTAATTTGACTGGTGCTAACCTAACTGGTGCTTATCTTACTGCTAGTCTAAAAAAGACCATTTTTTGCAACACTATCATGCCAGATGGAAGTATTCGGAATGACCATTGCTGCTAA